The following are encoded together in the Actinoplanes sp. N902-109 genome:
- a CDS encoding DUF6248 family natural product biosynthesis protein, with product MLNLDLGTADRIAAEVLPASLIEGAGGLPAIRMCACQYGVCGRCKDLGHHDQCTTRVGFQGARKASPAAWLAGIPVQATGRACAWRCPCPVCIEAVRLPEPVQLDLLAVVA from the coding sequence GTGCTGAACCTCGACCTGGGCACCGCTGACCGCATCGCCGCAGAGGTGCTCCCCGCGTCCCTCATCGAGGGCGCGGGGGGCCTCCCCGCAATCCGCATGTGCGCCTGCCAGTACGGCGTCTGCGGGCGCTGCAAGGACCTTGGCCACCACGACCAGTGCACCACCCGCGTCGGTTTCCAGGGCGCCCGCAAGGCCAGCCCGGCCGCCTGGCTCGCCGGCATCCCGGTACAGGCCACCGGCCGGGCCTGCGCCTGGCGCTGCCCCTGCCCGGTCTGCATCGAGGCGGTGCGGCTGCCGGAGCCGGTGCAGCTCGACCTGCTGGCGGTGGTCGCGTGA
- a CDS encoding phage portal protein: protein MTQPEPPESPLWWVKRLHKQLRTQAQHFELMDAYYRGEPASLPWLPEQARTEFARLLKLTKSNYMGLVIDSMVERMQVEGFRVGASAQADKKTWKIWQANNLDSGFDQVLLESAIGGNAFLLIAPNATTPDRPLIYPEHPTQAIVAYEPGTSRRVRAAGLKVWRDDWTGHTMATLYLPDRIYKYRSERAALAGEAYEPDWQAREVRGEPWPAPNPLGDVPLVEIVNNPRMLSGGVSEIADVVSIQDRIGKTIADRLMTQDYGAFPQKWATGFPEADENGNANRIDVGRNRLVRSDIAETKFGQWDAAPLDPYSAAKREDVKDIASRTRTPAQYLLGEMSNVNGETLKASESGLVSKVRQRFRTAGEGTEDAARLARRIAGLGGDDEAMETIWRNPEFRTEGELVDALVKMATLGVPQEALWERWGASQVEIGRWKAMREEQIQLDPIGAVSRVAGQQDEGQPGAQE, encoded by the coding sequence GTGACACAGCCCGAGCCCCCCGAGTCCCCGCTGTGGTGGGTCAAGCGCCTGCACAAGCAACTGCGCACGCAGGCCCAGCACTTCGAGCTGATGGACGCCTACTACCGCGGCGAGCCAGCGTCACTGCCGTGGCTGCCCGAACAGGCCCGAACCGAATTCGCCCGGCTGCTGAAGCTGACCAAGAGCAACTACATGGGCCTGGTCATCGACAGCATGGTCGAGCGCATGCAGGTCGAGGGATTCCGCGTCGGCGCCAGCGCGCAGGCCGACAAGAAGACCTGGAAGATCTGGCAGGCCAACAACCTCGACTCCGGCTTCGACCAGGTCCTGCTCGAGTCGGCGATCGGCGGCAACGCCTTCCTGCTGATCGCCCCGAACGCCACCACCCCGGACCGGCCGCTGATCTACCCGGAGCACCCCACGCAGGCCATCGTGGCCTACGAGCCGGGCACCTCACGCCGGGTCCGCGCCGCCGGGCTGAAGGTTTGGCGTGACGACTGGACCGGCCACACGATGGCCACGCTGTACCTGCCGGACCGGATCTACAAGTACCGCAGCGAGCGTGCCGCGCTCGCCGGTGAGGCCTACGAACCCGACTGGCAAGCCCGCGAGGTGCGGGGCGAGCCCTGGCCGGCGCCGAACCCGCTGGGTGACGTGCCGCTGGTCGAGATCGTCAACAACCCCCGCATGCTCAGCGGCGGCGTCAGCGAGATCGCCGATGTGGTGAGCATCCAGGACCGCATCGGCAAGACGATCGCGGACCGGCTGATGACCCAGGACTACGGCGCCTTCCCGCAGAAGTGGGCCACCGGCTTCCCCGAAGCCGACGAGAACGGCAACGCCAACCGCATCGACGTTGGCCGTAACCGCCTGGTCAGGTCCGACATCGCGGAGACGAAGTTCGGGCAGTGGGACGCTGCCCCGCTGGACCCGTACTCGGCCGCCAAGCGCGAGGACGTCAAGGACATCGCCAGCCGCACGCGCACACCGGCGCAGTACCTGCTCGGCGAGATGAGCAACGTCAACGGCGAGACCCTTAAGGCCAGCGAATCCGGCCTGGTGTCCAAGGTCCGCCAGCGCTTCCGCACCGCCGGCGAGGGCACCGAGGACGCCGCCCGCCTGGCCCGCCGCATCGCCGGCCTGGGCGGCGACGACGAGGCGATGGAGACGATCTGGCGCAACCCGGAGTTCCGCACCGAGGGCGAGCTGGTCGACGCGCTGGTCAAGATGGCCACCCTGGGCGTTCCCCAGGAAGCTCTGTGGGAGCGCTGGGGAGCCTCCCAGGTCGAGATCGGCCGGTGGAAGGCGATGCGCGAGGAGCAGATCCAGCTCGACCCGATCGGCGCGGTCTCCCGGGTGGCCGGCCAGCAGGACGAGGGCCAGCCGGGCGCCCAGGAGTAG
- a CDS encoding HNH endonuclease signature motif containing protein has product MCSMADCGGRVVARGYCGRHYQRVRKYGDPAATQKPRDRACSVEGCGEKHESLGYCIRHLTRFRRHGDAGAAAPMRRRRPDRVVSPRDGYARVRMPEHHRADKSGMVLEHIVALEQKLGRLIRWDLGEQVHHINGVKDDNRPENLELWITSQPRGQRPADLVLWAREILARYESEVTD; this is encoded by the coding sequence ATGTGTTCCATGGCTGACTGTGGTGGTCGTGTCGTTGCTCGCGGGTACTGCGGCAGGCACTATCAGCGCGTTCGGAAATACGGCGACCCGGCGGCAACGCAGAAGCCGCGCGATCGCGCTTGCTCCGTCGAGGGCTGCGGCGAGAAGCACGAGAGTCTCGGCTACTGCATCCGCCACCTGACGCGATTTCGGCGGCATGGTGATGCCGGTGCTGCCGCCCCGATGAGGCGCCGTCGGCCTGATCGTGTGGTGTCGCCCCGTGACGGTTACGCGCGGGTGCGAATGCCTGAGCATCACCGTGCCGACAAGTCCGGCATGGTGCTGGAGCACATCGTCGCGCTGGAGCAGAAGCTCGGCCGCTTGATCCGCTGGGACCTTGGGGAGCAGGTCCACCACATCAACGGCGTCAAGGACGACAACCGGCCGGAGAACCTGGAGCTCTGGATCACGAGCCAGCCGCGTGGTCAGCGTCCGGCCGATCTGGTGCTCTGGGCCCGCGAGATCCTCGCTCGCTACGAATCCGAGGTGACCGATTGA
- a CDS encoding phage/plasmid primase, P4 family: MTDVRTAALAWHDAGYAVLPVKADGSKAPDVTTWKASQHERPARDQVQTWFSGHRAGLGLVCGAISGGLEMLELEGRAVAEGALDQLQQVILETGLQDLWMRVARGYAERSPSGGLHFLYRVDGAPVPGNTKLANRPAAEHELTGNEREVLAKHPHRVFPRGLAETRGEGGFVVIAPSAGATHPSGKPWKVVHGTPSTVAVITPAEREQLLTLFRSLDRMPIRETASPARPLQAVDNGGTKPGDDFESKAGWDDEVLLAGAGWKCLYTQGTTSYWRRPGKDTPGFSATTGRDPARDRLYVFSSATEFDTEVPYTKFGAYALLHHGGDYREAARELRRKGFGSPPPAAPGVTPGPIKSPPNSHPPVDGTAARQLEQPARETTGGELPAPAQPLAVARILVKRMTTPRAWWRGDFYQWAGTHYDVVEPEVIDHWLYQQTEHATYIKASARGGEEIVDWAPSKRKITDLAHALGIGALQRFGEAEACIATTNGVLTDVTDRVLAPHDPERFNLFSLPFAYDPRAECPQWLAFLDSVLPGDHQAHEFLGEWFGYVMSGRTDQQKMAALIGQRRSGKGTIARVLTAMLGQHNVAGLDLNLLGGTFGLENLIGKTLAVSGDVRWHSRSVGDAVPILLGVIGEDAVSVHRKNRTAWNGRLGTRFMLMSNDTPTFSDRSGALGGRMIYIKFDQSFFGREDTSLTDKLLGELPGILNWALDGLDRLNGRGRFTEPESGQAEADAVRRLSDPIGAFIEDWCHLGDDRTVDLDLLYLRYKAWCESEGRTKDSTTKEIFSRDLRAKVPGLVAKRERVQGKQTRILYGIGCDVTFGTGNAF; the protein is encoded by the coding sequence ATGACCGACGTCCGTACCGCCGCACTGGCGTGGCACGACGCCGGGTACGCAGTGCTGCCCGTCAAAGCAGACGGCAGCAAAGCTCCCGACGTCACCACGTGGAAAGCCAGCCAGCACGAACGCCCCGCACGCGACCAGGTCCAGACCTGGTTCAGCGGGCACCGTGCCGGGCTCGGCCTGGTGTGCGGCGCGATTTCCGGCGGCCTCGAAATGCTCGAACTCGAGGGCAGGGCCGTCGCCGAGGGCGCACTCGACCAGCTCCAGCAGGTCATCCTCGAGACCGGCCTGCAAGATCTCTGGATGCGCGTAGCCCGCGGCTACGCCGAACGCTCCCCCTCCGGCGGCCTGCACTTCCTCTACCGCGTCGATGGCGCGCCCGTCCCCGGCAACACCAAGCTCGCCAACCGGCCCGCCGCCGAGCACGAACTCACCGGCAATGAACGCGAGGTCCTCGCCAAGCACCCGCACCGGGTCTTCCCACGGGGGCTGGCCGAGACCCGGGGCGAAGGCGGTTTCGTCGTCATCGCCCCGTCCGCCGGCGCCACCCACCCCAGCGGCAAGCCGTGGAAGGTGGTGCACGGCACCCCCAGCACCGTCGCCGTCATCACACCAGCCGAACGCGAGCAGCTGCTCACACTGTTCCGCTCCCTGGACCGCATGCCCATCCGCGAGACCGCCTCTCCGGCCCGGCCGCTGCAGGCCGTCGACAACGGCGGCACCAAGCCCGGCGACGACTTTGAGAGCAAAGCCGGCTGGGACGACGAGGTTTTGCTCGCCGGTGCCGGTTGGAAATGCCTCTACACCCAGGGCACCACCTCCTACTGGCGGCGTCCCGGCAAGGACACCCCGGGCTTTTCGGCGACCACCGGCCGCGACCCGGCCCGCGACCGGCTGTATGTCTTCTCCTCCGCCACCGAGTTCGACACCGAAGTGCCTTACACCAAATTCGGCGCCTACGCCCTGCTGCACCACGGTGGCGACTACCGCGAAGCCGCCCGCGAACTACGCCGCAAGGGTTTCGGCTCGCCGCCGCCGGCCGCCCCGGGTGTGACTCCCGGCCCGATAAAATCCCCTCCGAACTCACACCCCCCGGTCGACGGCACCGCCGCCCGCCAGCTCGAGCAACCCGCCCGCGAGACCACAGGCGGCGAACTGCCCGCCCCGGCCCAGCCGCTCGCCGTCGCCCGAATTCTGGTCAAGCGCATGACCACGCCCCGGGCCTGGTGGCGCGGCGACTTCTACCAATGGGCCGGTACGCACTACGACGTCGTCGAGCCCGAGGTCATCGACCATTGGCTGTACCAGCAGACCGAGCACGCCACCTATATCAAGGCCTCCGCCCGCGGCGGGGAAGAGATCGTTGACTGGGCCCCGAGCAAGCGGAAGATCACCGACCTCGCCCACGCCCTCGGCATCGGCGCCTTGCAGCGTTTCGGTGAGGCCGAGGCCTGCATCGCCACCACCAACGGCGTGCTCACCGACGTCACCGACCGGGTGCTAGCCCCGCACGACCCCGAGCGCTTCAACCTGTTCTCGCTGCCGTTCGCCTACGACCCGCGGGCAGAGTGCCCGCAGTGGCTCGCCTTCCTGGACTCCGTGCTGCCCGGTGACCACCAGGCCCACGAGTTCCTCGGCGAGTGGTTCGGCTACGTCATGAGCGGGCGCACCGACCAGCAGAAGATGGCGGCACTCATCGGCCAACGCCGCTCCGGCAAGGGCACCATCGCCCGCGTGCTGACCGCCATGCTCGGCCAGCACAACGTCGCCGGCCTCGACCTCAACCTGCTCGGCGGCACCTTCGGCCTGGAGAACCTCATCGGCAAGACCCTCGCCGTCTCCGGCGATGTGCGCTGGCACTCCCGCAGCGTCGGCGACGCCGTGCCCATCCTGCTCGGCGTCATCGGCGAGGACGCCGTCAGCGTCCACCGCAAGAACCGCACCGCCTGGAACGGGCGGCTGGGCACCCGCTTCATGCTCATGAGCAACGACACCCCGACCTTCTCCGACCGGTCCGGGGCGCTCGGTGGCCGCATGATCTACATCAAGTTCGACCAGAGCTTCTTCGGCCGCGAGGACACCTCGCTGACCGACAAGCTGCTCGGCGAGCTGCCCGGCATCCTCAACTGGGCCCTCGACGGCCTGGACCGGCTCAACGGCCGCGGGCGCTTCACCGAGCCCGAGAGCGGCCAGGCCGAGGCCGACGCCGTCCGCCGGTTGTCCGACCCGATCGGCGCGTTCATCGAGGACTGGTGCCACCTCGGCGACGACCGCACCGTCGATCTGGACCTGCTCTACCTGCGCTACAAGGCTTGGTGCGAGTCCGAGGGTCGCACCAAGGACAGCACCACCAAGGAGATTTTTAGCCGGGATCTGCGGGCCAAGGTCCCCGGCTTGGTAGCTAAGCGTGAGCGAGTCCAGGGCAAGCAGACCCGGATTCTCTACGGCATCGGCTGCGATGTGACCTTCGGAACCGGAAATGCGTTCTGA